A region of Plectropomus leopardus isolate mb chromosome 16, YSFRI_Pleo_2.0, whole genome shotgun sequence DNA encodes the following proteins:
- the LOC121955866 gene encoding alpha carbonic anhydrase 8-like produces the protein PQKTPKKPQPNPKKTKKKKKTPPPQKKTPPKKKNPPQKKPQPKPPPPQKNPNPHPPPKPPQKKKTPHPTPPPPKKTPPPT, from the exons ccccaaaaaaccccaaaaaaaccccaaccaaaccccaaaaaaacaaaaaaaaaaaaa aaaacaccccccccacaaaaaaaaaccccccccaaaaaaaaaaaccccccccaaaaaaaaccccaaccc aaacccccccccccacaaaaaaacccaaacccccacccccccccaaaacccccccaaaaaaaaaaaaccccccacccaaccccccccccccccaaaaaaacccccccccccaca